In Vigna angularis cultivar LongXiaoDou No.4 chromosome 8, ASM1680809v1, whole genome shotgun sequence, one DNA window encodes the following:
- the LOC108343753 gene encoding pentatricopeptide repeat-containing protein At2g15820, chloroplastic, which produces MPYPQTLTLSIFSTLNLTPHFTTSSMRSSFRSLTFSLSHHLTLPFLSSPRLLQLRRLAVTAPEQEALRSAELESRRLRGPEVEVGELSAVPEEWRRARVAWLCKELPAHKAGMLVKILNAQRKWMTQEDAAYIIVHCLRIRENETAFKVYKWMMQRNWYRFDFALATKLADYLGKERKFSKCREVFDDIINQGRVPSESTFHILVVAYLSAPVQGCLDEACGIYNRMIQLGGYQPRLSLHNSLFKAIVSNPGILSKHYLKQAEYIFHHMVTTRLDVQKDIYAGLIWLHSYQDSIDKERIAELREAMQCAGYDEDREVLLSILRICAREGEVEEAEKTWVKLLKFESDPPALAFVYKMEAYSKVGMPMKSLEIFREMQSKLGKADVAAYNQIIEILCKAQESELAETIMADFVKSGLKPLTPSYVHLLSMYYNLELYDKLEEALSQCLEKCRPNCATYTIYLDYLVKIGNIDKAQDIFNRMNSDAFIGVNARSCNTILSGYLSSGNHMKAEKIYDFMCLKKYEIESPLMEKLDYILSLKRKVVKRPINLKLSKEQREILIGLLLGGLRIDSDDPRRNHIIRFDFDGNSNSHYVLKSHIYRQFYEWLHPSCKPSDDSENVPDKFCTIVSSHFGFYADQFWANGEPTIPKLIHRWMSPCVLAYWYMYGGHRNSSGDIFLKIKGSQEGVENIVKKFKAMSMDCKVKRKGRVFWIGILGSHSTWFWKLVEPYMIEDRDFPEVGDETEKHYAMAAEEIKFNSDSGE; this is translated from the exons ATGCCCTACCCTCAAACCCTAACCCTATCTATCTTCTCCACCCTTAACCTTACCCCTCACTTCACAACTTCCTCCATGCGTTCTTCCTTCCGCTCTCTCACCTTCTCTCTTTCGCATCACCTCACCCTCCCTTTCCTCTCCTCGCCGCGGCTTCTACAGTTGCGGCGTCTTGCCGTAACGGCACCGGAGCAAGAGGCTCTGCGGTCAGCAGAACTGGAGTCGAGGCGGCTGCGGGGCCCGGAAGTGGAGGTGGGGGAACTGAGCGCGGTGCCAGAGGAATGGCGAAGGGCGAGAGTGGCGTGGCTGTGCAAGGAGCTGCCAGCGCACAAGGCAGGGATGCTGGTTAAAATACTGAACGCGCAGAGGAAGTGGATGACGCAGGAAGATGCCGCCTACATCATCGTCCACTGCTTGCGTATTCGGGAGAACGAGACCGCCTTCAAg GTATACAAGTGGATGATGCAACGAAATTGGTATCGGTTTGATTTTGCTCTTGCTACCAAGCTAGCAGATTATTTGGGTAAAGAGCGAAAGTTTTCAAAGTGCCGTGAAGTATTTGATGATATTATCAATCAAGGCCGCGTTCCTAGTGAGTCAACATTCCATATATTAGTCGTTGCATATCTTAGTGCTCCTGTTCAAGGCTGTTTAGATGAAGCATGCGGCATTTATAATCGTATGATTCAGTTGGGTGGTTACCAGCCCCGTCTTAGCTTACATAATTCCCTTTTCAAGGCTATTGTAAGCAATCCAGGGATCTTGTCAAAGCATTACCTTAAGCAAGCTGAGTATATATTTCATCATATGGTTACAACTAGACTTGATGTGCAGAAAGATATTTATGCGGGCCTTATTTGGCTGCACAGCTATCAGGATTCCATAGATAAAGAAAGGATAGCAGAATTGAGGGAAGCAATGCAATGTGCTGGATATGATGAGGATAGAGAGGTGCTACTATCAATCTTGAGGATATGTGCAAGGGAAGGGGAGGTAGAGGAAGCTGAGAAAACTTGGGTCAAACTTCTTAAGTTTGAAAGTGATCCCCCAGCTTTGGCTTTTGTGTATAAAATGGAAGCATACTCAAAAGTTGGCATGCCTATGAAGTCATTGGAAATATTTAGAGAAATGCAGTCAAAACTCGGAAAAGCAGATGTTGCGGCATATAATCAAATAATAGAGATATTATGCAAAGCACAAGAATCAGAATTGGCAGAGACGATAATGGCAGATTTTGTCAAGAGTGGTCTGAAGCCCCTTACGCCATCATATGTGCATTTACTAAGCATGTACTACAATTTGGAGTTATATGATAAATTAGAAGAGGCATTATCCCAGTGCCTGGAAAAATGTCGTCCTAACTGTGCTACATACACTATATATCTGGATTATTTGGTGAAAATTGGTAATATTGACAAGGCTCAGGATATATTTAACCGAATGAACAGTGATGCCTTTATTGGTGTTAATGCTCGATCATGTAACACCATCTTAAGTGGATACCTTTCATCAGGAAATCACATGAAAGCTGAGAAGATCTACGATTTTATGTGTCTAAAAAAGTATGAAATTGAATCCCCATTAATGGAAAAGCTTGATTATATCCTTAGCTTGAAAAGGAAAGTTGTTAAAAGACCAATAAACCTGAAGTTGAGCAAAGAGCAGAGAGAAATCTTGATTGGGTTGCTTTTAGGTGGTTTGCGGATTGATTCTGATGATCCAAGGAGGAATCACATTATTCGCTTTGATTTTGATGGCAATTCAAACAGTCATTATGTCCTCAAGAGTCATATATATCGCCAGTTTTATGAGTGGCTGCATCCTTCTTGTAAGCCAAGTGATGACAGTGAGAATGTACCAGATAAGTTTTGTACCATTGTAAGCTCTCATTTTGGCTTTTATGCAGATCAGTTTTGGGCAAATGGTGAACCTACCATTCCAAAACTAATCCATAGGTGGATGTCACCATGTGTTCTGGCATACTGGTACATGTATGGTGGGCATCGAAATTCATCAGGGGATATATTTCTGAAAATCAAGGGAAGCCAGGAAGGTGTAGAGAACATTGTCAAAAAGTTTAAAGCCATGTCCATGGATTGTAAAGTCAAGAGAAAAGGAAGGGTATTTTGGATTGGTATTTTGGGAAGCCATTCAACCTGGTTCTGGAAATTGGTTGAGCCATATATGATTGAAGATAGAGATTTTCCTGAAGTAGGTGATGAAACGGAGAAACATTATGCAATGGCAGCTGaagaaattaaattcaatagtgATTCaggtgaataa